GGAGAGAATCTCAACCACCTCACAACCATGAGCCCAGcaagaagagagaaggagaggagtGAGGCCAGAAATGGGGGATTGAAAATAAACTTTATTAAGAGAATGCcatgtaggagagagagtggagtaGTATAGATTGGTAAAAAATACTGTAAAAGTTCTTAAGCTACCTTGTTCCgctaagaatttttcaaaaataagtatttatttataatttttaaatttaaaaataatttttatgaaaataattttttgatttttttaaactgttcaaaagatctcatcaagatctataaaataagatccatattacgcaaaaaattattttaataagtctattatttttaaacttaaaaattacaaataatgaCTTATTTTATGAGAATCCTTAGCAAAATTACCAAAagcgaaaagaaagaaaaaagaaaaaggttccACTCAATTTTGTCGGCTACATCATGTTTTGAATTTACGAAGTTCAATTACTCCAAGATGCTTCGCTAACTGTTATCGAGGACTGTTTTTATGGATACCAAGATGCTTCACTTACtaatttaaccttttttttgtttaatatataTAATGTTGACTTATCACCTACTAATTTAAGCTTTTGGGTtaaatataaagtttctactttGTACATCCAAGTTCTTTTTCATTCCTAGTACGTGAAGGCATTAAACTTTTCAAACcgcaataaaagaaaaggcatactaattttttttttttttttttttgtaatgaacaCGATTATTAGTTGGGAGATTAGTTTTGTTTGGACAAATCTTTGTCTCAGTATATTAGATTGACATCCAACCGTGGTTTGTTGAACATAGCTAGACATCTAAAAGTtttaaatttgagaaaaaattaaattgaaagaAATTGCCAAATTTGATTTTCCAATAATCTTAATTAATTCTTTGCTCTTTGCAAATCTAGAGCTGGTTTCTGTTAATTGGATTATTGATGAAGTGACAACTTAATAGTCATACGTTTGGCCTAGCTAGTTATCCAAATACAAGGTAGAACTCTCTCTCgagagtttagagagagaaagagagttggGGTAGGCGGGAACAAGCTTAAGTTGGTGCGGAGGGTCTATCTCGAGAGTTACTTTGCTCATACCTGCCCACTCCACCCACCCTTACGAGTGTGATCGATGGATCCGGCTCCAGTGTTTTGGTTCCAAGCggctttttttgtcttttgttttctttttagttgtATTTTGTTCATGTACCTTTGTTAAATTGGGTTGATCTTGTTCATCAAAAAAGTTATCCAAATATGCTTGTATGAGGCAAGTTGGTTCGATGATTgaggtagttattttttattcgACAGCCAAGGGTGTTTGGGTTAGCTTATGGGCACTTCCATTAATCCCATCTAAACTAAAACtagagaattcacaaaaaattactttcttttgaTTTGACCCAAAGAATCGAACTCTAATCAATTTTGTCGAAAACAAATAGACCAACCAACTAGACTAACTCTGGAGACTGTGGTTGAGATAGTTGAAATTATATGAGTGTAGTTGTCTAATTAGAGAGCTCTAGAATTGATTTTAAGCATAGTATTTGATCAGTTTTCAGCATTATGTCACTAAATTGACACGGTAACTAATCGAGGCACAACGGTATcacataaaccaaaccaaagtaGACCTTTAAATCTCAATGAGGATAAAATCTTTTCAAACAGCAGAGCCATAAATAGTTATTTGCGAAGGTAATTGCGACCGTctgtgttttggacggtccccATGTTTTCGAAACTTTTTCGGGGTAGAGTTCATTAAAATTTAGACCATCCAGAATACTTTTAGATGGTCTCAATTGGTTGCCGctatgaataagtttctcttctAATGAATTGTGCGTAAATTCCCAGCAGAAACTGTAATTACTTCATCTTGAAGAATCCTAGCAGtttggtcaaaaaaaaagaatcctagcagtcgtttttttttttttttttgataagtgcaaTCCTAGCAGTTGTTATCATTAGAGATATTGAATCTGGAGCTACAAAAATTCATATCTCACGATAAAAAATCGTAAGTTGGACCATTAAATTCATAACTTACGTGACGGTATGTcttctttgttttggtttttgttgaaATAACTTTCCGCATTGCCAACAActaaatatatatactataaaacgacgaacaaatttttttcttcgtCTTGTGTGCGTGTTCTAAAATTTGCAAAATTGACATGTCCATATTTTGTACTTGTGCTTTCTAATTTTCTACAGTATGGGCAAAACTATATAGGACGCATTTACAATATTTTGACAATATTATCTAACAGAGagggatcaaaaaaaaaaaaaagagaaagaaagaagtaacAGAGTAATGACAATTTACATAGCCAGTTTAGGCTCAGAAAATTTCACACCCGCTCCTTTCGTGGTTCTGATACTACTAGTAGTATCATACTAGCAATGGTTATTTCCCAGAACAGATATTACGTTCCATAAACAGGAACGTATCAGCGAATTCCTCCTCCGAGCTCATCCCGTGCGTCTAGACGTATGGAATGAATTGATCAGAAACTtcatactttatttttttgataatcagaTATCTGGAACAACTTGCGCGCAATAAGACTTTGCATGTCCGGCTGGAGTCTTCTCTACATTACCTTTATCTATAATTTCCCGTACtcagttaaaaagaaaaaaaaaaaagtgctcaaACTATTTACCACATTCACAGAGGCAGAATTGAACTCAGAGTCCTACCATGTCTTGGCGAAAAATACCTTCCCTTCCACCATATGAAAACGATCTCTTGAATGAAACAGGGCCGTTGATTACAGTCTGTGAAGTTGAATCAGTACCAATCACTCCATTCATCTTAGAATCCTTCAAATCTTGCATTTGAACAATACCCATATGGGATTGTGACGAATCATCTCCACAATCAGCAGAATTTTCAGTTACGGCTGATGAAAAATCCATAGAATTCCCACCGTCCTTTGAATCCTCAAATCCCTTTATTTCATCACTTATATGTGGTAATGGAATTTCATCCTCTGTTTCAGCCCTGTTTTCACCCAATTCACCATTACTTTCTGAGTTATCCATCTGGGTTCCTTCTCCAGTCATTAAATCCAAAGAACTCTGTTCCTTTGAATCATCAACTTGCTTTCTTTCACCATCAACTGGGGTTAATCCAATACCATCCCCTGTTTCAGCCCTGTTTTCACCCAATTCTCCATTCCTCTCTGAAATTCCAATATGGGTCTCTTCAATAGGCCTCAAATTCAAACCATTCTGCTCACCCGAGGCAGAAGGACTACTCGCACTCCAAGTGTTCGATAAAATACCGGCACGACAGAGCGGACAGTTGGTGTGCGACCTCAACCAAGTATCAATACACGGAATATGAAACGCGTGATTACACTTGGGCAACAGCCGAAGACTCTCATCTTCTTGAAACTCGCTCAAACACACCGAACAATCGCTCCCGTCGATCAAGACGTCGCTTTTACGGTACTTAAACACCGCAATTTTGTTGATAACCGAAGGTTGTAGTCCGACCGTGTTGATAAACCAGATGGGATGGTCAGTTACTGGCCCTTGATTTTCGTCTACGACATCTTGGCCGTCGGATTCCAAACGGGTCCGACCGGAGCAATACTTGGCTATGACTAAATAGTAgctgaggaggaggaagaagctGACTAGCACTGAAACAATGATGATCACGTGGGACGAGAAGTTTTGGCTTTCGTCGGTTGAAATACGCGGCTGTAGCGATGGTGGGGGCGGTGGTGGGAAGAAATAGAAGTGTGGATATGGGTAGCAACCATAGGGACAGGTTGAGATTGGGTCACAGTATTCTGGACAGTCAGTTTGGTTAGTTGAAGTTGGGAAGAGCTTTCTGTGCTTCATGGCTGTTGAGTGTTGAGGAACCATAAACCTTCTGTTTggagagggaaaagaaaactTGTCAGGAACTGGTGGTCATTGCAGAagtcattattatttttctttggtAATGGTTCTTTTTCAAAGTTTTGGTGGAAGATTTTGAtgggtttggttctgtatgtaTATCAGTGAAGAAGTTTGATGGTCACAGACTCAcagtcccatcaccttttggaATTTTAGATTAGGCTTGTGTATAATATAGGGCTATATGTGATAATGTACATTAGTCCTTATACGTGATCATTTTTCTTAATGACCGGATGTCCGTGATACTTGAAAAGGTCAATATTCTGAATTGAATGATAGAATGACAACGAGTAAGAAGTTTACCCTTTCAAGCTCACAGGTTTTATTCTTAATTTCCATTAGAAAAAAACTCTCTGAGACCATTGAAAATTTGTCGTATTCTTAACTTCAGAAATTTTTGACTTAATCGAGTTGTGCGTGAACGGGTTTGCATTGATCGAGTTCTTCTATCCATAACTCTAGCACTCAGTGAGGAGTTGCATAACTAGTAATCATGTTTGGTGGCAAGTCCAATCAACGTCTTTATCTGGAGTATAATTTTAGTTTGGTGGTTGCACTCTCAAGTAGTTTTCGTGACTATGAAGTCTCAGGATTCAATTCATAAAGGTGGTCGACATCTATCAGTGAAATAGACATTTACCTGCCGAAGATCATCCCACATCTTACCCGTGAATGAAAATTAATACTAAATGCTCTTGAGCACCGCAGCTTTATCCATCACACGTTGGTGTGAGCTCAATTACCAAGTGCGTGACTCTCATACTAATGTGTGACGGATTCTCGAGCATCACGTAACTATGCTCCAAAAGTATTGAAAAATCACTCACCTACCTGTGACTTGTGAGGGTGCAGGTTCACAGCTCAAGACCCATTtctttaatttaattatttcccAAAATCAGTTTTATATCACCAATTTCTCCTACCAATGAGGGCCCGTTTATTTGACCGTTTGTGATCATAAGATTAGAATATAGTCAAGGACATTATATACGTCTtaagtttaatttatttttatgttcttgATTAAACATGCATCGAATATATAGTTTTGCAAAAGTGTTGGGATTTATAATTTCATAGCGAGTGTAGGTTTTATACAATAGGTTGTCGTATAATGTcattgaaaatataattttacgATATTGCGTATGCGACGAgtttatatatacttatatataatcGAAAATATAATTCTACAATATTGAGTATGCTATGAGAATATACGTACTTTCACTATGAATTCCGTCAAACAAATGCACCCTAGATGTTGTTAAACGTGGAAATGACTAATCTTTACCTTTGAACTATACAGTAGGTTTCTAAGCAGGTGTTGGAACCGTGAAATTGAGTGGCAACAGGTTAGTATTTAGTTCGAGTTTTGCAATCACTATACACTAATACACATATGACATATCCAAAGTGAAAAGTGAGAGCCGGCACCCAAAACTGAACCCGTACCCCATGGATAATTGGGATGGCCATTTCGTCGGACCCGTCCAATGGATATGGTTCTTGGTGTATCAGTAACTTAACCATACAAAGTTTGTGTTTTTACTCCACCCAAACCATATATCCACgacattatttttttgaaaggcaaaattttattaaaa
The sequence above is drawn from the Rhododendron vialii isolate Sample 1 chromosome 6a, ASM3025357v1 genome and encodes:
- the LOC131331422 gene encoding RING-H2 finger protein ATL54-like, whose translation is MVPQHSTAMKHRKLFPTSTNQTDCPEYCDPISTCPYGCYPYPHFYFFPPPPPPSLQPRISTDESQNFSSHVIIIVSVLVSFFLLLSYYLVIAKYCSGRTRLESDGQDVVDENQGPVTDHPIWFINTVGLQPSVINKIAVFKYRKSDVLIDGSDCSVCLSEFQEDESLRLLPKCNHAFHIPCIDTWLRSHTNCPLCRAGILSNTWSASSPSASGEQNGLNLRPIEETHIGISERNGELGENRAETGDGIGLTPVDGERKQVDDSKEQSSLDLMTGEGTQMDNSESNGELGENRAETEDEIPLPHISDEIKGFEDSKDGGNSMDFSSAVTENSADCGDDSSQSHMGIVQMQDLKDSKMNGVIGTDSTSQTVINGPVSFKRSFSYGGREGIFRQDMVGL